Proteins found in one Desulfovibrio porci genomic segment:
- a CDS encoding tetratricopeptide repeat protein codes for MFRPHSAVVKGAPRRLLPWLCLLLAVLLCRPEQARAMLWQWTPGTNAGRLILVLDSPGQARSVARVSATDLELMLNSPTASLRQAGDAPAPDALLRALALDGSANGGRLRIRLSPRVVNYTLTRPAPGRVVMEFFAAPGGDAAAAPVVAGPLSAPVGARASRSRADESVPPLAAGQLPADLLRRRLSGLRAVPYSRLAELADPRPSVPTPHEERVVPDFAPPAAEAGFWSSSAFAAAVPENGGPKELGDRGVMLSRQDLRGKINAGGPEDWPEAGGLSTATLPATGGESAAPGESPAEARPGSVGGKTESAGDVDAATSRTASNAAPQQASPSDAAPASEGKTTGEEPGASAPSAAVQNAASQARDTGPKASGTVNTKPVGLPVGEKQAEKKEAPAEKPREVIYVDEQGNPVSKPPEPDKMLAEAERLIGENKFDEALPQLEKIRALTDITPEMREKVLYYISDCLWVRYADNPLAGYEAIVSSTNEALNANLRSPRVPDALLRLGLANANVGNLVDAGGYIVALLRRYPDYPGVAQGFTALGKEQLKRGLNAEAEQSFSIVLDKYPESSHLQTASVGLAQALFNQKKHDKAQIILDFISKRWPRYYIDEPSFLLLQAGNDEALQKTDTALDLYWLYVNLEPGRQGNDAILLKMGDTYLRRGKNAAADFIYRELARRFADSPLASTARLRLAEKGIYDSPITYEQMNQVFARGGEPPLWQTYSELAASSQTSPDAVLARLKQAMWLFWDKQYTEAMGKAADFIDGYPEHPDAPQAREIIWQAFQKELANSLAEQNYGRILILWNGFPLVRERYGEPDPRLRYALAQGWLERGNEKKAFELLGEFLKSPMDPQYGEAAFTEFFNRYLQAGAWDKILDLGKLVSTWDMKPQLRKQLDYALALSAQNLNLAGPALAMWRQLAARDDIPLYQQAYATYFLARDAENRKDIKDSYDLNRKVIELFTRLQDERSDKADPQRIKEAIAALMDICEVGNRIPEALQWVNRYNAFVPDTSPEYPGLRFREARLYRKLGDANRAQALLEDIVRRFPDSSFATAAAGELRTFEVSRDLQTYMPGGNASPRRQQSQQQQPAQQ; via the coding sequence ATGTTCCGGCCTCATAGCGCCGTTGTGAAGGGCGCGCCGCGCCGGTTGTTGCCATGGCTCTGTCTGCTGTTGGCCGTGCTCCTGTGTCGGCCGGAGCAGGCGCGGGCCATGCTCTGGCAGTGGACGCCCGGTACGAATGCCGGGCGGTTGATCCTGGTGCTGGACAGCCCCGGCCAGGCCCGTAGCGTGGCGCGCGTCAGCGCCACGGATCTGGAACTGATGCTGAACAGCCCGACCGCTTCTCTGCGTCAGGCCGGGGATGCGCCCGCGCCTGACGCTCTTTTGCGCGCTCTGGCTCTGGACGGCAGCGCGAACGGCGGGCGGCTGCGCATCCGTCTTTCCCCGCGCGTCGTCAATTATACGCTGACCCGTCCCGCGCCCGGCAGGGTGGTCATGGAATTCTTTGCCGCCCCCGGCGGTGACGCGGCTGCGGCGCCCGTCGTCGCCGGGCCGTTGTCGGCCCCGGTCGGCGCGCGGGCGTCCCGGAGCAGGGCGGACGAAAGCGTGCCGCCTCTTGCGGCCGGGCAACTTCCGGCTGATCTTTTGCGCCGCCGGTTGAGCGGTCTGCGGGCCGTGCCGTATTCCCGTCTGGCGGAGCTGGCCGATCCTCGGCCTAGTGTCCCCACTCCCCATGAAGAGCGCGTGGTGCCCGACTTCGCGCCGCCCGCCGCCGAAGCCGGTTTCTGGTCTTCTTCGGCTTTTGCCGCCGCTGTTCCGGAAAACGGCGGTCCCAAAGAATTGGGCGACAGGGGGGTGATGCTTTCCCGTCAGGATTTGCGCGGCAAGATTAATGCCGGTGGCCCGGAAGACTGGCCTGAAGCCGGCGGGCTGTCCACGGCTACGCTGCCGGCGACCGGCGGGGAAAGCGCCGCGCCGGGAGAAAGTCCGGCTGAAGCCCGGCCCGGGAGCGTCGGCGGCAAAACGGAATCAGCCGGAGATGTCGACGCGGCAACGTCCCGGACCGCGTCGAACGCCGCCCCGCAACAGGCTTCTCCTTCGGATGCGGCTCCCGCGTCCGAAGGAAAAACCACCGGTGAAGAGCCGGGCGCGTCCGCGCCGTCCGCCGCAGTGCAGAATGCCGCGTCGCAGGCGCGGGATACGGGGCCGAAGGCTTCCGGCACAGTGAACACAAAGCCGGTGGGCCTGCCTGTGGGCGAAAAGCAGGCCGAGAAAAAGGAAGCGCCCGCGGAAAAGCCTCGTGAAGTCATTTACGTGGACGAACAGGGCAATCCCGTATCCAAGCCGCCGGAGCCGGACAAGATGCTGGCCGAGGCAGAACGCCTGATCGGAGAAAACAAATTTGACGAAGCCCTGCCGCAACTGGAGAAAATCCGCGCTCTGACCGACATCACGCCGGAGATGCGGGAAAAGGTGCTCTATTACATCAGCGACTGCCTCTGGGTGCGCTATGCGGACAATCCTCTGGCGGGCTACGAGGCCATTGTTTCCTCCACCAACGAGGCCTTGAACGCCAATCTGCGTTCGCCCCGCGTGCCCGACGCCCTGTTGCGCCTGGGCCTTGCCAACGCCAATGTGGGCAATCTGGTGGACGCGGGCGGCTATATCGTGGCCCTGCTCCGGCGTTATCCCGATTATCCCGGCGTGGCGCAGGGCTTTACCGCGCTGGGCAAGGAACAGCTCAAGCGCGGGCTCAATGCCGAGGCGGAGCAGTCCTTTTCCATCGTGCTGGACAAATATCCCGAGTCTTCCCACCTCCAGACCGCGTCCGTGGGGCTGGCCCAAGCGCTTTTCAACCAGAAAAAGCACGACAAGGCCCAGATCATTCTGGACTTCATCAGCAAGCGCTGGCCGCGTTATTATATTGATGAGCCTTCCTTTCTGCTGTTGCAGGCGGGCAACGACGAAGCCCTGCAAAAGACGGACACGGCGCTGGATCTCTACTGGCTCTATGTCAACCTGGAGCCGGGCCGCCAGGGCAACGACGCGATTCTGCTCAAGATGGGCGATACCTATCTGCGCAGGGGCAAGAACGCCGCCGCTGATTTTATTTACCGTGAACTGGCGCGCCGCTTTGCGGATTCGCCCCTGGCGTCCACGGCCAGGCTGCGCCTTGCGGAAAAGGGCATTTACGACTCGCCCATCACCTATGAGCAAATGAATCAGGTCTTCGCCAGGGGCGGGGAGCCGCCGTTGTGGCAGACCTACAGCGAGCTGGCCGCGTCGTCCCAAACGTCTCCGGACGCTGTCCTGGCTCGTCTGAAGCAGGCCATGTGGCTGTTCTGGGACAAGCAGTACACCGAAGCCATGGGCAAGGCGGCGGATTTTATCGACGGCTACCCCGAACACCCCGACGCGCCGCAGGCCCGTGAAATTATCTGGCAGGCCTTTCAGAAAGAACTGGCGAACTCCCTGGCCGAGCAGAATTACGGCCGCATTCTGATCTTGTGGAACGGTTTCCCCCTGGTGCGTGAGCGCTACGGCGAACCGGACCCGCGCCTGCGCTATGCCCTGGCGCAGGGCTGGCTGGAGCGCGGCAACGAGAAGAAGGCTTTTGAACTGCTGGGAGAATTTTTGAAATCTCCCATGGACCCGCAGTATGGCGAAGCGGCTTTTACGGAATTTTTCAACCGCTATCTCCAGGCCGGGGCCTGGGACAAGATTCTGGATCTGGGCAAACTGGTTTCCACCTGGGACATGAAGCCCCAGTTGCGCAAGCAGCTGGATTACGCTCTGGCGCTTTCCGCCCAGAATCTGAATCTGGCAGGCCCGGCGCTGGCCATGTGGCGGCAGTTGGCGGCGCGCGACGACATCCCGCTCTACCAGCAAGCCTATGCCACGTATTTTCTGGCCCGGGACGCGGAAAACCGCAAAGACATCAAAGACTCCTATGATCTGAACCGCAAGGTCATTGAGCTTTTCACCCGCCTGCAGGACGAGCGTTCCGACAAGGCCGACCCGCAACGCATCAAGGAGGCCATAGCCGCGCTGATGGATATCTGCGAAGTGGGCAACCGCATTCCCGAAGCCCTGCAATGGGTAAACCGCTACAATGCCTTTGTGCCGGATACTTCGCCGGAATATCCGGGTCTGCGTTTCCGGGAAGCGCGCCTCTATCGCAAACTGGGCGACGCAAACCGCGCTCAGGCCTTGCTGGAAGATATTGTCCGGCGGTTCCCCGACTCCAGCTTCGCCACGGCGGCGGCCGGTGAATTGCGCACCTTTGAGGTCTCGCGCGATCTGCAGACGTACATGCCGGGCGGCAATGCCTCGCCGCGCCGGCAACAGTCCCAGCAGCAACAACCGGCGCAACAGTAA
- a CDS encoding sigma-54 interaction domain-containing protein gives MELNTSGIIGQSTTLADVFRILGKVAPTDSTVLVTGESGTGKELLVRALHANSRRADKPFVPINCGAIPKELLESELFGHEKGAFTHAIRSRPGRFELADGGTIFLDEIGEMELSLQVKILRVLQEKEIERVGGSGCKKVDVRIVAATNRDLEAEVEAGHFREDLYYRLNVIPLHLPPLRERGDDVLLLARHFLDHFCRKKARPPLGLTPDARRVLAAYTWPGNVRELENFMERLSILVDGAVVQPSDLPRKILDQVGDISALPEVEEQGAPESAAPSAQSASDAPTHTEAPRDASQSGGFVWPDLAVLEGHGLNLKDFLDAVESRLIDEALNRAGGVKNQAAEYLGIKRTTLIEKLKKRNP, from the coding sequence ATGGAGCTAAATACAAGCGGCATTATCGGCCAAAGCACCACGCTGGCCGACGTTTTCAGAATTCTCGGCAAGGTGGCCCCCACTGACAGCACTGTGCTTGTAACCGGCGAATCCGGAACAGGCAAGGAGTTGCTGGTGCGCGCCCTGCACGCTAACAGCCGTCGCGCCGACAAACCTTTTGTACCCATCAACTGCGGGGCTATCCCCAAAGAACTGCTGGAAAGCGAACTTTTCGGTCACGAAAAGGGCGCCTTTACGCACGCCATCCGCTCCAGGCCGGGCCGTTTTGAACTGGCTGACGGCGGCACCATTTTTCTGGATGAAATCGGCGAAATGGAGTTGAGCCTCCAGGTCAAGATTTTGCGCGTGCTGCAGGAGAAGGAAATCGAACGGGTGGGCGGCAGCGGTTGCAAAAAGGTGGATGTGCGCATTGTGGCGGCCACCAACCGCGACCTGGAAGCCGAGGTGGAAGCCGGACACTTCCGCGAAGATCTGTATTACCGCCTGAACGTGATTCCCCTGCATTTGCCCCCCCTGCGCGAGCGCGGCGACGACGTGCTTTTGCTGGCCCGGCATTTCCTGGACCACTTCTGTCGTAAGAAAGCCCGTCCGCCCCTGGGCCTGACCCCGGACGCCCGTCGTGTTCTGGCTGCCTACACCTGGCCCGGCAATGTTCGCGAGCTGGAAAATTTCATGGAGCGCCTGAGCATTCTGGTGGACGGCGCTGTGGTCCAGCCATCGGACCTGCCGCGCAAAATTCTGGATCAGGTGGGCGACATTTCGGCCCTGCCCGAAGTGGAGGAGCAGGGCGCACCGGAGTCTGCCGCCCCGTCCGCGCAATCGGCGTCGGACGCGCCGACCCACACGGAAGCCCCGCGCGACGCGTCACAATCCGGCGGTTTTGTCTGGCCGGATCTGGCTGTGCTGGAGGGCCACGGCCTGAATCTCAAGGATTTTCTGGACGCCGTGGAAAGCCGTCTGATCGACGAAGCTCTGAACCGGGCCGGGGGCGTGAAAAATCAGGCCGCGGAATATCTGGGCATCAAGCGCACCACCCTCATTGAGAAGCTCAAAAAACGCAATCCCTGA
- the hrpB gene encoding ATP-dependent helicase HrpB, which produces MDELRPELLRLLEHGDSLVLGAPPGAGKSSRVPLWLLDAPWLADRKILLLEPRRVAARALGRYMARLLGEEPGQTVGWRMREESVIGPATRIEVITEGVLTRLLQADPELPQAACVIFDEFHERSLQADLGLALCLESRAALRPDLRLLVMSATLDVQAVAHLLGDCPGLNCAGRSFPVETRWLPPRGAQRRMGAEFWRHTAAVILQLLREETGSLLAFLPGAGEIRQVAALLEERLPPDARLCPLYGNLSAREQDAAIALAEAGTRKVVLATSIAETSLTIEGVRLVVDAGLERSARFDPACGLSRLVTGRVSLAGAAQRAGRAGRMEPGICCRLWAREEENGLRPQIRPEILDADLSGLLLQLAVWGAAGPDGVASLTWLDQPPPAALAVARQTLYDLGALDERGRATSLGRKMAALPSSPRLARLLLYGRERGHAALACCLAALLEDRDPLLRSGQDAHGADCDLGRRLDWLCRGRDTPEKTRLRRRARRLADSLGVRQQVFDAALTDQDAAGTLLALAWPEWLAQRLSGDADRPKAGRTGGQPGEQAVVHFLLRSGQAAQLPQSDPLASREFLAVAAVSGGGPRGRIRLAAPFGRPQLEELFGHQISSQDCISVSDDGAVLARRQQMLGSLLLRDAPLPRPDAGSCVRALCEYLRQGGGRNLARLPWSDEARQWRARVALLRELDGDPWPDLSDHALLKNLENWLAPWLAECTALHQLTPGRLLEALRAQLPYPLTRRLEREAPSHWQVPSGTLRPIVYGEEGGPWLAAKLQELFGCEESPRIAQGRVPLTLRLNSPAGRPLQVTRDLAHFWRNGYQAVRAEMRGRYPKHPWPEDPLTAPATALTKKKLAAKNQT; this is translated from the coding sequence ATGGACGAACTGCGCCCCGAGTTGCTCCGCTTGCTGGAGCACGGCGACAGTCTTGTGCTCGGCGCGCCGCCCGGCGCGGGCAAGAGCAGCCGCGTGCCCCTCTGGCTGCTGGATGCGCCCTGGCTGGCGGACCGCAAGATTCTGCTGCTGGAGCCGCGCCGCGTCGCCGCCCGCGCTCTGGGCCGCTACATGGCCCGCCTGCTCGGCGAGGAGCCGGGACAAACCGTGGGCTGGCGCATGCGGGAGGAAAGCGTCATCGGCCCGGCCACCCGCATTGAAGTCATTACCGAAGGCGTGCTGACCCGCCTGTTGCAGGCCGACCCGGAACTGCCGCAGGCGGCCTGCGTAATCTTTGACGAATTCCACGAGCGCTCGCTCCAGGCCGATCTGGGTCTGGCCCTCTGCCTGGAAAGCCGGGCGGCCTTGCGGCCCGACCTGCGCCTGCTGGTCATGTCCGCTACGCTGGACGTCCAGGCCGTGGCGCATCTGCTGGGAGACTGCCCGGGCCTGAACTGCGCCGGACGCAGCTTTCCGGTGGAAACCCGCTGGCTGCCGCCGCGCGGCGCGCAACGACGCATGGGAGCGGAATTCTGGCGGCACACGGCGGCGGTGATCCTTCAGTTGCTGCGGGAGGAAACCGGCAGCCTGCTGGCCTTTCTGCCCGGCGCGGGCGAAATCCGCCAAGTGGCGGCGCTGCTGGAAGAACGCCTGCCGCCGGATGCCCGGCTCTGCCCGTTGTACGGCAATCTCTCCGCCCGGGAACAGGACGCGGCCATTGCCCTGGCGGAAGCCGGCACGCGCAAGGTGGTCCTGGCGACCTCCATTGCCGAAACCTCCCTGACCATTGAAGGCGTGCGTCTGGTGGTGGACGCGGGCCTGGAACGCAGCGCGCGTTTTGATCCGGCCTGCGGCCTCAGCCGCCTGGTCACCGGGCGCGTCTCCCTGGCGGGCGCGGCCCAGCGCGCGGGCCGGGCGGGCCGCATGGAGCCGGGCATCTGCTGCCGTCTCTGGGCCAGAGAAGAAGAAAACGGCCTGCGCCCGCAGATCCGCCCCGAAATTCTGGATGCCGATCTGAGCGGCCTGCTGCTGCAACTGGCTGTCTGGGGCGCGGCCGGACCGGACGGCGTGGCCTCCTTGACCTGGCTGGATCAACCGCCCCCCGCCGCGCTGGCCGTGGCCCGGCAGACCCTGTACGATCTGGGCGCGCTGGACGAACGCGGCCGCGCCACCAGTCTGGGCCGGAAGATGGCCGCGCTGCCTTCCAGCCCCCGTCTGGCGCGCCTTTTGCTGTACGGCCGGGAACGCGGGCACGCGGCCCTGGCCTGCTGCCTGGCAGCCTTGCTGGAAGACCGCGATCCCCTGCTGCGCTCCGGGCAGGATGCCCACGGCGCGGATTGTGATCTGGGCCGCCGTCTGGACTGGCTCTGCCGTGGCCGGGACACGCCGGAAAAGACGCGCTTGCGACGCCGGGCCCGGCGTCTGGCCGATTCGCTGGGCGTCAGACAACAGGTTTTTGACGCCGCCCTGACGGACCAGGATGCCGCCGGAACGCTGCTGGCCCTGGCCTGGCCGGAATGGCTGGCTCAGCGCCTTTCCGGCGACGCCGACCGCCCCAAGGCCGGACGGACGGGCGGACAGCCCGGCGAACAGGCTGTGGTCCATTTTCTGCTCCGCTCGGGCCAGGCCGCGCAACTGCCCCAAAGCGACCCCTTGGCCAGCCGCGAATTTCTGGCTGTAGCCGCCGTTTCCGGCGGCGGCCCGCGCGGACGCATCCGCCTTGCCGCGCCGTTCGGCCGCCCGCAGTTGGAAGAACTCTTCGGCCATCAAATCAGCAGTCAGGATTGCATCAGCGTTTCAGACGACGGCGCGGTGCTGGCCCGCCGACAGCAAATGCTGGGCAGCCTGCTGCTGCGGGACGCCCCGCTGCCCCGTCCGGACGCCGGATCCTGCGTCCGGGCCTTGTGCGAATATCTCCGCCAGGGCGGAGGCCGGAACCTGGCCCGGCTGCCCTGGAGTGACGAGGCCCGCCAATGGCGGGCGCGAGTGGCGCTGCTGCGGGAACTGGACGGCGACCCCTGGCCGGATCTCAGCGACCACGCCCTGCTGAAAAACCTTGAGAACTGGCTGGCCCCCTGGCTTGCGGAGTGTACCGCACTCCACCAGTTGACGCCCGGCCGCCTGCTGGAAGCTCTGCGCGCGCAACTGCCCTACCCCCTGACCCGGCGGCTGGAGCGGGAAGCCCCCAGCCACTGGCAGGTGCCCTCGGGCACGCTGCGGCCCATTGTCTACGGCGAGGAAGGCGGCCCCTGGCTGGCCGCAAAACTGCAGGAACTTTTCGGCTGTGAGGAAAGCCCGCGCATCGCCCAGGGTCGGGTGCCCCTGACCCTGCGGCTCAACTCACCGGCCGGGCGACCCTTGCAGGTCACCCGCGATCTGGCCCATTTCTGGCGCAACGGCTATCAGGCCGTACGTGCGGAAATGCGGGGCCGCTACCCCAAGCATCCCTGGCCGGAAGATCCGCTTACGGCTCCGGCCACGGCCCTGACCAAGAAAAAACTGGCGGCCAAAAACCAAACCTGA
- the tatA gene encoding twin-arginine translocase TatA/TatE family subunit — protein MDLFSIPHLLVVLLVVMVLFGTNKLPEIGAGLGKAIKNFKMAATEPDEIDISFSKNKSAQHKSDS, from the coding sequence ATGGATTTATTCAGCATACCGCATTTACTCGTGGTGCTTCTGGTTGTCATGGTGCTGTTCGGCACGAACAAACTGCCTGAAATCGGCGCCGGGCTCGGCAAGGCCATCAAGAACTTCAAGATGGCGGCCACGGAGCCGGATGAAATCGATATTTCCTTCAGCAAAAACAAAAGCGCTCAGCACAAATCGGACAGTTGA
- a CDS encoding DMT family transporter has translation MSGQIILLVLGAALLHASWNIIVKGGDNKLYESAMNALGGGLGALCLLPFLPLPDKSAWGFLALSCCCHLTYYLCIAAAYKVADLSLGYTIMRGTAPMLTALVLCVLGVPLSLTGWGGVLLLCSGILTLALEQKFSRKAGLKGILYSLRTSFVIMGYTLADGYGARASGDGVSYTCWIFFLNIFPLHLYVLGRYGKDYLHYLRKRAVVGISGGLAGLGSYGIAIWAMTVAPIALVAALRETSVIFGMLMAVVFLGEKLSPVRVLAILLVMGGAMILRLG, from the coding sequence ATGTCCGGCCAGATCATTCTTCTTGTGCTCGGCGCGGCCCTGCTGCATGCCTCCTGGAACATCATCGTCAAAGGCGGGGACAACAAACTGTACGAGTCCGCCATGAATGCGCTGGGCGGCGGCCTCGGCGCGCTCTGTCTGCTGCCTTTTCTGCCCCTGCCGGACAAAAGCGCCTGGGGCTTTCTGGCTCTCTCCTGCTGTTGCCACCTTACTTATTATCTTTGCATCGCGGCGGCCTACAAGGTGGCGGACCTTTCCCTGGGCTACACCATCATGCGCGGCACCGCGCCCATGCTCACGGCCCTGGTGCTCTGCGTTCTGGGGGTGCCGCTGAGCCTCACCGGCTGGGGCGGCGTGCTGCTGCTCTGCTCGGGCATCCTGACCCTTGCTCTGGAACAGAAATTCAGCCGCAAGGCCGGTCTTAAAGGCATTTTGTACTCCCTGCGCACCTCCTTCGTCATCATGGGCTACACCCTTGCCGACGGCTACGGCGCGCGCGCCAGCGGCGACGGCGTGAGCTACACCTGCTGGATTTTCTTTCTGAACATCTTTCCTCTGCACCTTTACGTGCTGGGCCGCTACGGCAAAGACTATCTGCATTACCTGCGCAAGCGGGCCGTGGTGGGCATCAGCGGCGGCCTGGCAGGACTGGGCTCCTACGGCATCGCCATCTGGGCCATGACCGTGGCGCCCATTGCCCTGGTGGCGGCCCTGCGCGAAACCTCGGTGATTTTCGGCATGCTCATGGCCGTGGTATTTCTTGGCGAAAAACTCTCTCCGGTCCGCGTACTGGCCATTCTGCTGGTCATGGGCGGGGCCATGATTCTGCGCTTGGGCTGA
- a CDS encoding DUF362 domain-containing protein has protein sequence MPATVYYADMHSRSHEDSKIAKVARLCDAVGLKKVIKKNDLTAIKLHFGEYGNDTHLNPTLVRQVVDKVLDAGGKPFLTDTTTLYSGSRHNAVDHLQTAYLHGFAPSVVRAPVIVADGLYGENDVPVRIKAKHFKEVHIATEIRRAPAMVVLSHFKGHEMAGFGGAIKNLAMGGASVRGKKDQHATHVHVDEKTCVGCGKCVKACPQKALSLHKKKSQVDVERCIGCFECITVCPVKAISIDWATEMTPFIERLTEYAYGVVKGRQKRICYINFVLNVTPDCDCVAWSDAPLVPDLGILASTDPVALDQACFDLVNKAPSLAAGLDGGAPDKFTARWPNTRGDVQLSYGEEIGLGSRKYKLEKI, from the coding sequence ATGCCTGCCACCGTTTATTACGCGGATATGCACAGCCGTTCACACGAAGACAGTAAAATCGCCAAGGTGGCTCGCCTTTGCGACGCCGTGGGTCTGAAAAAAGTCATCAAGAAGAATGACCTCACGGCCATCAAGCTCCATTTCGGTGAATACGGCAATGACACCCACCTCAATCCCACTCTCGTGCGCCAGGTGGTGGACAAGGTTCTGGACGCCGGAGGCAAGCCCTTCCTGACGGATACCACCACCCTGTATTCCGGCAGCCGCCACAATGCCGTGGATCACCTCCAGACGGCCTATCTGCACGGCTTCGCGCCCTCCGTGGTGCGCGCGCCGGTTATTGTGGCCGACGGTCTGTACGGCGAAAACGACGTGCCCGTGCGCATCAAGGCCAAGCACTTCAAGGAAGTCCACATCGCCACGGAAATCCGCCGCGCGCCCGCCATGGTGGTGCTGTCGCACTTCAAGGGGCACGAGATGGCCGGTTTCGGCGGGGCCATCAAAAACCTGGCCATGGGCGGCGCCTCGGTGCGCGGCAAAAAGGACCAGCACGCCACCCACGTGCATGTGGATGAAAAAACCTGCGTGGGCTGCGGCAAATGCGTCAAGGCCTGTCCGCAAAAGGCCCTGAGCCTGCACAAGAAGAAAAGCCAGGTGGACGTGGAACGCTGCATCGGCTGTTTCGAGTGCATTACGGTCTGTCCGGTCAAGGCCATCAGTATCGACTGGGCCACGGAAATGACCCCCTTCATCGAGCGTCTTACCGAATACGCCTACGGCGTGGTCAAAGGCCGCCAGAAGCGGATCTGCTATATTAACTTCGTGCTTAACGTCACGCCGGACTGCGACTGCGTGGCCTGGAGCGACGCCCCGCTGGTGCCTGATCTGGGCATCCTGGCTTCCACCGATCCTGTGGCCCTGGACCAGGCCTGTTTCGACCTCGTGAACAAGGCTCCCAGCCTGGCCGCCGGGTTGGACGGCGGCGCGCCCGACAAGTTCACGGCCCGCTGGCCCAATACCCGCGGCGACGTCCAGTTGAGCTACGGCGAGGAAATCGGCCTGGGCAGCCGCAAATACAAGCTGGAAAAAATATAG
- a CDS encoding alanine racemase encodes MHIDHLPTPALLLDEARLRRNIARLDERLRALGVNLRPHCKTCKSMDAARLCMASPQGPITVSSLAEAEYFAEHGVTDICYAVGVAPAKLARGMILRERGVRLSLLLDSTENARLLAAFAGKHGHVFDLLLEIDCDGHRSGLRPDDPELLECAAVLTRAGQNLLGVLTHAGSAYDLAAPSPEAFAALAKQERDAAVSAAQRLRAAGHGCPVVSVGSTPTAFFGRDFTGVSEVRAGVYMFQDLVMAGLGVCRVEDIALSVLCTVIGRRKSDGNLVVDAGWTALSRDAGLPGRFAREGYGLVCDVDGKLLPGLRVAETNQEHGIIAAREGMCPPLPVGAQLRILPTHACAAAAAFDAYHVCREREVTALWPRCRGW; translated from the coding sequence GTGCATATAGACCACCTGCCCACCCCCGCTCTGCTCCTGGATGAAGCGCGCCTGCGCCGTAACATCGCCCGTCTGGACGAACGCCTGCGCGCCCTGGGCGTGAACCTGCGGCCGCACTGCAAGACTTGCAAAAGCATGGACGCGGCCCGGCTCTGCATGGCCTCGCCGCAGGGGCCCATCACCGTTTCCAGTCTGGCGGAAGCCGAATATTTCGCGGAACACGGCGTCACGGATATCTGCTACGCTGTGGGCGTCGCTCCGGCCAAGCTGGCGCGGGGCATGATTCTGCGCGAGCGGGGCGTACGCCTTTCCCTGCTGCTGGACAGCACGGAGAACGCCCGCCTGCTGGCCGCCTTTGCCGGGAAACACGGGCACGTCTTTGATCTGCTGCTGGAAATCGACTGCGACGGGCACCGCTCCGGTCTGCGTCCCGATGATCCGGAACTGCTGGAGTGCGCGGCTGTCCTGACCAGGGCCGGCCAGAATTTGCTGGGCGTGCTGACCCACGCCGGTTCGGCCTATGATCTTGCCGCCCCGAGTCCGGAAGCCTTCGCCGCCCTGGCGAAACAGGAGCGCGACGCGGCCGTGAGCGCGGCGCAACGCTTGCGCGCCGCCGGGCATGGCTGTCCTGTGGTCAGCGTGGGTTCCACGCCCACGGCCTTTTTCGGCAGGGATTTCACGGGCGTCAGCGAAGTGCGGGCCGGGGTCTACATGTTTCAGGATCTGGTCATGGCCGGGCTGGGCGTCTGCCGTGTGGAAGACATTGCCCTGTCCGTGCTCTGTACTGTCATCGGTCGCCGGAAAAGCGACGGCAATCTGGTGGTGGACGCCGGCTGGACGGCTCTTTCACGCGACGCGGGACTGCCGGGCCGTTTCGCCCGCGAGGGCTACGGTCTGGTCTGCGATGTTGACGGCAAGCTTCTGCCCGGTCTGCGCGTGGCGGAAACCAATCAGGAGCACGGCATCATCGCCGCGCGCGAGGGTATGTGCCCGCCCCTGCCCGTGGGCGCGCAACTGCGCATTCTGCCGACGCACGCCTGCGCCGCCGCCGCCGCCTTTGACGCCTATCACGTCTGTCGGGAGCGGGAAGTCACGGCCCTCTGGCCTCGCTGCCGGGGCTGGTGA
- the upp gene encoding uracil phosphoribosyltransferase yields MAVYVVNHPLVRHKLGILRMASTSTREFRTVANEVARLLIYEATKTFRTEKHTVQGWAGPVEVEAISGKKVTVVPILRAGLGLMDGVLDMIPGAKISVVGLYRNEATLEPVEYYVKLAKDLEQRLAIILDPMLATGGSLTATIELLKKHGCRRICSLNLVCAPEGIARVEAEHPDVDIYTAAIDDHLNENGYIIPGLGDAGDRIFGTK; encoded by the coding sequence ATGGCCGTCTATGTGGTAAATCATCCTCTTGTGCGCCATAAACTGGGCATCCTGCGCATGGCGTCCACTTCCACCCGCGAATTCCGCACCGTGGCCAATGAAGTGGCCCGCCTCCTGATCTATGAAGCCACCAAGACCTTCCGTACCGAAAAGCACACCGTGCAGGGCTGGGCCGGACCGGTGGAAGTGGAGGCCATTTCGGGCAAAAAAGTGACCGTGGTGCCCATTCTGCGGGCGGGCCTCGGCCTCATGGACGGCGTGCTGGACATGATTCCCGGCGCCAAAATCAGCGTGGTGGGCCTGTACCGCAATGAGGCCACGCTGGAGCCGGTGGAATATTACGTGAAGCTGGCCAAGGATCTGGAGCAGCGGCTGGCCATCATCCTGGACCCCATGCTGGCCACCGGCGGTTCGTTGACCGCAACCATCGAACTGCTGAAAAAGCACGGCTGCCGCCGGATATGCAGTCTCAATCTGGTCTGCGCGCCCGAGGGCATCGCCAGGGTCGAGGCCGAACACCCGGATGTGGACATCTACACCGCCGCCATTGACGACCATCTCAACGAGAACGGCTACATCATTCCGGGCCTGGGCGACGCCGGGGACCGCATTTTCGGCACAAAATAG